Part of the Triticum urartu cultivar G1812 chromosome 2, Tu2.1, whole genome shotgun sequence genome, gcaagggtacctcgcgaggaacccgtgacgcaagccatgacgatcgagaccaggcgggtgccaggcgggcgccagcctgcgcagtgtccttgtttcccctttgatgcaaagggggcaagcacaggccaaggcatcaggcaaatgttaccattccggtgcaacgagaccaaaaCCAGACgaacggcaggacggaggtcaccatggagcccaagacggcgtcatcgccagtgtttttggcagccgaagaccacttttggtcaggataacttgtactagatattccccttcgaaatggccaattgttggcgctcttcccgctcattatttggggagaggcccagggcctctataaatagagttAGCCATCACAGAAGGAGGGGACGGCTGGAAATCTGGTAGAACCATAGCAGAGAGAGCGGAAGAGGCGACtaaactcaccctagcagttcatcgcaccagctcaagaacacctctcgcgaggctgttcttcccttgtactgtccatcatcagccccagaggcaatccaccacaccacacactggagtagggtattacaccacaacggtggcccgaaccagtataaacatcgtgtctcttgtgttgttcatcattttcatcttagttgacacgagaggatcggacgtacaTCGATAGGGAAgagatctccgcacgcaccccagtgttcgaaccttaagggtctgccggaacccgaaacccgacaaacaccatatatatatatatatatatatatatgtttgtCCGGGAACATGAAGATTAATACAATCACTACGGAGACTCATATAATATTGATGCTTGTTGTCACAGAGCTTAAAGTTTGGTCACTGAAATGCCTCACTATCGTTTAACCTGCCTTAGTAAGACACGAAGCATCAAACATGTGGCTTCATCCCGGGTGGATTGTAGTAAAATAATACCTTTTAGCTATCCCCACGAATGTTACTGTTGATTTCCCTCATTTTTGTTTGCATGAGTATTTCAATATATTTTAACTGGTAGTTTCTATAAGTTATGCAAAATTGGAAGGTACACACATATATGACAAAAAAAGTCACTGCATAGGAGTCTAAAGCGTGTGAAACAACTGGTCATCCAAGCGGGCGCCTCCTCTTGCGGACTACTCTTTTAACCTTACAAGTTACACCCCACAAACCATTAAAGCATGCTCAATGCAGGGTGCTAGGAGAGGGCTCCGAGATCAAAATCCTGATTAGTGGGCATTTGGGCATGTCATTGACGCAAAAGGATATGTTGTCCTCTTACTTTTTTTCTAGCACAAGCTAATGCAATAACTGATTTTACATAGTATATTTTTCGTCCTCGAACTCTTTTAAGAGTTTAGAAATCGTCCCTCAACTCAAAACCGGATAGTTTTCGTCTCTCAACTATCAAAACCGGATAGTTTTCGCCCCTCACACCGTTTTGGGCGGTTTTCGTCTGTCATGAACAGTAAACCGACGAACAGTAAATtcgaaaaaatagcaaaaaaatctGAAAAGTTGTGGGATCAAAGTTCCTCGGGTGTGCAAGGTGCGTACAAATTTTCATATTGTTTGGACATTCCAGGTGCTCATGACAAAGAAAAAAATTGTAAATATGTACGTCGGTGAACACCTGGAATGTCCAAACAATATGAAAATTTGTACGCACCTTGCACACCCGAGGAACTTTGATTCCACAAGTTTTCagatttttttgctatttttttgaaattactgttcGTCAGTTTACTGTTCATGACGGACGAAAACTGCCCGAAGCGGCGTGAGGGACGAAAACTATCCGGTTTTGATAGTTGAGGGATAAAAACTATCCGGTTTGAGTTGTGGGATGATTTCCAAACTCTCGAAAGAGTTCGAGGACGAAAAATATACTTATCCTTTTATTTTATGATATTTGTTTTTCTCTATTAGCATCTATTGAAGCGTCTAGTGTTGAACATGATCTTAGCAGTCACATATTCTTTTATTGGCATCTCCCCGCTGCACTCTTTGTTATCCATGGACTACCCGCTCACTAAACTCCATTTTCTCACAATAATAATGGTGATACCGCCTCAACACCCACCACTCGCATATGAATTTAAGATCTTCATGCACCAAATAGACCGAACTCGTCGCTAAAGTCATCGAATCACCAGAAGACACATCCGTCTCGCTCCACATTAGCATGGTTGGTCATGTTGAATGTATCATGCTACATCTATGATTTACTGAAAATAGCTCTTAATACGGGCTCATCAAATAAAAGGGAAAGAAAAACAAGATGGGCTGTTTTATTTGTATTGCAGGATGAGGTGGCGTAAGCATTGTACTAGCCACTGGAACTGTATTTCATCattcttttttatatattttgTACGGGCCTTTTctagattttttttaaaatccAGTGCATACACATACACTTACATAAACGGATTATTTGAAGACACACATGCATATAAAAAAAACTTAAAATAAATCTAGAAAAATATGTTCATGACAAATCTTGGGCTCGAATATGTTCCCGCAGCCTAGTTTCTTTTAGGAATTCACATTCTAGCTCAGTTCACAATATAGTTCTTTTTAGACGGCCAACACACTTTATTTACTCAAGATGTTCATGGGAATACAAAGATTAGAAGGGGGACCAAAAAGCCACAAATGGTGTCTCCCCCCTAAACTAGTTGCCATCCATGCTAAGTGATGGGCTTCAACATTATTCTCACTTCGTTAGTGGAATATTTCACATGCCTAAAACCCAAATTTTGGAGAGTTAATCTCTTTTGTAATCATGCAATAGCCTCCTAGTTGTTTGGTGGACTTGAGCTTGGTACTGACTCTCAGACAGTTACTCTCTCCGTCCGTGAATAAGTGTACTTCTAGCTTTTGTCctaagtcaaagttttaaaattttgaccaaCCATATACAAAAGAGTAGTGGCATATATGACATCAAATTGATATATATGAAAGTACATTTCAAAACAGATCCAGTGATACTAATTTAGTGCCATAAATGTTGTTATTTTTCCGAGttggtcaaagttttaaaactttgacttaaGACAAAAGTTAGAAGTACACTTATTCGCGAATGAAGGGAGTAGTTTTTTTTAGGGAAAACATGCTTTACTTTATTGATGAAATACCTTCTTGGCGGACTTGAGTTATTGTTGAATCTTCATTGGCGAAGACAGCTCAAAGTTGGGCAAAAATCTTTTGATGAACATATGAGTTGACATAGGGCTTTGGTGCTCACCTTCATGAATAAGTTGCCAGTGCGCAGACCAAATCGCCCAGGGATAGTTTTTTTAGGCGAATCGCGCAAGGTTAGTTTTCCAAGCTATATATAATCGCTCAGGGTTAGTTGATATTGAAAGCTTTGTTTTTTTAGAAACTTGAAAGCATTGTCTGGGAGTGGGAGTTTGCATTATAGCTTTTCTCAGTTCGCATTATTTTTGAGACAAAGTTCACACTATAGCTATTATATACCCCCTTCATCCCAAAATttttgtcttagatttgtctagatgcggatgtatctaaaactaaaatgtaactagatgcatccgtatttagacaaattttAAGACAAAAAATTtaggacagagggagtatatgtttatttttttagtctaattatatactccctccgttcgtaAATATAAGTCCTTTTTAGATATTTTAATAAGAactacatacatatatatatatatgcgtgtgtgtatatatatatatatactgtaaactgtagattcactcattttgtttcATATGTAGTCCccatttgaaatatctaaaaagacttatatttcggaacggagggagtatatttttAGGTTTTTTTAGACAAGGGAGTATATTTTTAGTAACGTTAGCATTACAGCTTTGTTGCAATGTTGGACTTGTGGGCCTACTGCGTCCTTGAGAGCATCCAACAACATTAGAGTTGTTTGTTGGGCCCAAAGAAAATCCTAAAATGGTCGTGTTAACTCACAAGCCCGGTCTGAGCCTGTTTAGGCGGGCCTATATTCCATGCAGCCCCCTCCCTTTACATTTCTGCCCCTCGCcacaactctctctctctctgactaACCCTACACCGCAGCGACTATATAAAAGCTTTACCCGTCAGAGTCTCTAGGGTTCTTCGTTtctccctcgcgccgccgcctcctctctcgTCCCGGCGCGCTTGGAGCTCGACCTACCCGCGCGCCGCCCACCATGGTACGCGATCATCACTGGGATAGAACATGCTGCTCCTTGCTGTTTTACGTGCCCTGACGCCGGTGTTAATCTCGTGTTTTGTTTCTCTCAGATCATCTCCAAGAAGAACCGCAATGAGATCTGCAAGTACCTCTTCCAAGGTCAGCAATTCTCAATCCTTCGCGCTTGTAGGCTAGTAGCCACAATTGAGGCGTAGTTGATCGTGAATAGGATTGAGCTGATGCGCCCACATCAACTACGTTTGGTGCAACTTATTTATCTTTACAAAGAAAAATAAATCTTTAAAGGGAAGAGGTGAATTGTATTAATGTATAGGATTTGATTCGTTGGTACAGTTTTGCATGCCAGGAAACCTAGTAGGCTCTCATAAGTTGGGTCGGATCATGTTCTCCCATAAGCAAAATGAATCTATGTATAAGGGGATTGGTATCTCTGAATTTATGTGCATCAACAAACAAATGAAAATTCCATGCCATGGCTTGTTATGACTTCCTACACCAGGAAATACGAAACTGAATTCACCTAATGCCATATTTATTGGTGACATCATTTACTTGATGGTATGTCCTCAAATCATGTAGTACATCAGAAATCAAATGAAAGATTCCATGCTCTGGTTTGTCATAACTCTTAACTTGCTACACCAGAAATTTTGAAAATTATTTCATGTGAAGTCACATTTATTTGTGAAACCATTTTATCTGATGCATATATGTGCTATTGCAGAGGGAGTGCTTTATGCCAAGAAAGACTACAACCTGGCGAAGCACCCGCAGATTGACGTGCCGAACCTCCAGGTGATCAAGCTCATGCAGAGCTTCAAGTCTAAGGAATACGTCAGGGAGACCTTCTCGTGGCAGCACTACTATTGGTACCTCACCAACGATGGCATCGAGTTCCTGCGTAACTTCCTCAACCTGCCATCTGAGATCGTGCCTGCCACGCTCAAGAAGTCTGCCAGGCCTCCTGGCCGCCCTCTCGGATCTGGCCCACCTGGTGACCGCCCAAGGTATAGTTCATTTGCTATTGCTCTTGGGAATATGCAAATCATCTCTTTTGTTACAATGCCATTGTCCTTGCTATACCTTTCAGTACCTCCGGGATGATCTCAGTTGCACTTACTTGACTAATGAAAATGACTACTAACTTTAGTTTACGATGGCTGATTGTGTTATATTAAATGTCTCCATTCTGACTGTATGTGATTTGACTTGATGTTTTAAGGTGCAGGCTCTAATCTGTAGACATAGCTTTACATCATAGCAGTATGAACTTGAAAATTCTCTTTTGGAAGGGGTTGTGTTAACTCCTTGGGTTATTCTGTAGACTTGATCTATCTTGCATGATGGTCAGACTTTTTATTGTATGGTTTACTTCCATTTGTGGATGCACCTCCTTGTCTTATTTGTTGGTCCTTTGATTTTATTATTTAGACTTCAATATGTTTGTGTTCAGGATTTGCAAATGTGGTTGGGTTATGTTACTATGTTTATTTATCCTCTTGATGATTTTACTGTTGCCAAGGCAAGCTTTTAATGTTGCTTATTTTGATTGGACCTTTTGTAGGGGGCCACCTCGCTTTGAGGGTGACAGGCCTAGGTATGGCGACAGGGATGGCTACCGTGGCGGTCCTCGTGGTGCACCTGGTGACTTTGGTGGTGAGAAAGGTGGAGCCCCTGCAGAGTTCCAGCCATCATTCAGGGTAATTAACTTGTCTACTTGATGTGCTCCTGTCTTGTTTTGGTTGTATGATTTAGCATAGCAATTTACAGCCAAGATAAATACAATAGCTTAGAATATCTGTTTGAATCCTCGTCTGTTTTTGATCATAGTATTGTTCTGTGCACTTGAGTAGCTTTTTGTATTCACCTGTATTTTGTTTCATGCTCAAGAGTCCCATTCTTAGTTTCATAGTTTGCACACTTTTCTTTGCAAAAGGTCTATACTTAAATCTTGCCATGAGCAGAAGAAATGCATGTTATCGATACAATTATTGAAATAATAATTTAGAAAACTAAGTGACTGCATGTTTCTGTTGATACGGATGATTTCTCTGATATTTTTCCACTCTGAAATGTTTCAGAGCTCTGGTGGCGGCGGCTTTGGCCGTGGTGGTGGCGGTGGCTTTGGCcgtggtggcggcggtggcggtggcttTGGCGCTAGCCCAATGGAGTGAACTCCCCCATAGTTTGGATGTGATGTTTTCGAGTTTAAGTTTTGCATGATGGTTTTATGTAGTGATGTTTGGGAGATCGATCAGTCTACATATCTATAATATGCTATCTTGATTTACTCCAGTAAAATAGCTCTGCGAAATACTTCTGTTGCTGTTCAGTTTCTGCTCGTGTTTTGAACTGTCTAGGTGGTAGACGTTTGTATGGTTGCGGCGCCAGGTTTTTGCCCCATGGACTTAGTCTGATTGCAGGCGGTAGGTGGTCGGTTTCCTGGCGGATGCCTGAGCTCTGGTTAGTATAATAACGGTATGAAAAGGGTTGACGTAATCAACTCTCTCCCGACCCTTGTTTCTTTGGTTTCCTTGTGGATAAATTTAGCCTTTTCGTCATAAAATAATGAAAAGGGGAGTAGCCTGTTTTTTTTAAAATAGCTCTGTGAAACAGTTCAAGTCTCAAGCTTCATATTAATGCTTGCAACGAACTTGATGGTATGATGCCTACGATACAATGGTGGTTGAATTTATGAGCCTGATTGGTATGCAGCCAATTTTGGCCAAAACTAGAACTTGTAAACATGTGGCAACTTTTGCCAACCAATTTTTATGCCAATATTTGGCAAAACAACAGTGACTATTGGTTAGGGCAACTCCATCAAATGGACCTCACCAAATGTTGTCACGCTGCAGGTGGAGGTGGGTCTAAGTGGGACTAATCATCCCATCCCACTTAAATTACATTAGTGGACTCCCATTGGACAAGAAAAATATTAAGTGGGCTAGTCCACACTGCAGGTGGAGGTGGGTCTAAGTGGGACTAATCATCCCATCCCACTTAAATTACATTAGTGGACTCCCATTGGACAAGAAAAATATTAAGTGGGCTAGTCCTATTAGCCCGTTGGGAACCCACCGTAACCCACTTGTTACTTGAGCCTTGAGTGCCCAATCTAGAGTGGATAGAGCAAGCCACTTCCCCCGAGGACACCCCACCCGAGTGCACAAATTCTAGGTGGCAGCGGCGCTCCACTTCGCCGCCGCACCTTCCGCTGGCTACACCTCACACCACTGCCTCGCACCTCGCCCCTCCTCCGCCAACTCCGACCTCGAGTCCTCGACGCCCAGTAAAGAGAATGTCCATGCCGACATCGCCAGCAAGGAGGACACAATTGACGTCGGTGCTCGTTTTACAGCGGCGATTTTTTGAAAGAGAAAATGAAGAAGAGTCCGATTTGAGGTCGCCGGCCGGGCGGCAAGGAGGAGTTGAGTGACGGCGGAGGTCCCTCAAGGCTTGGCTGGCGGCGGAGGCAACGGGGAAGACAGATGGACGGGCGAGAAACGCAACGGCGTCAGGAGGTCCAGCACGCCGGCGGCGAGCCAGGTGATTTGGAGATGCCTGATGGCGGCCGACGAGACGAACGCGAGAAGACGATCGATGGGAATTTGCtttggagagagagagagagcgagagcgagagagagagggccTGGTCATCGATTCGTTTTCTTAATTGGGCCGGGTTTCCACTTAACCCCACCGAACCAACGTAATTTTTGGTGGGTAAACCAATCTTCCCCACCAATGTGTAGCGGGATCAGGTGGGGTTGGGGTGGGATGCCCACGGGCAGTCCCACCTGCAGCCTGAAAATGTTGGGAGGACCTCACCAAATGGACCTTAGCCATCATAAACTTTAGCCAACCGACTTTTATGCCAATATTAGGCATCAAATGTTTGTTTCCAACATAATTTTTGTATTCTTTAAAGTAATTATAAAATTTCGAAACTTCAACTTAGTCGGACAATGCTCTAATTGTTCAGATGAAACGTCCAAAGATGCTCAACCAGATCTTTCTGGAGCTGCTCACGCATTCATCTACGGGACGGGTTCTGCTCTAGAAATTTGGATCACCCATGTTTAAAATTCCAAACCATGGCGAACTCCATCACTTTCATCCTTGACAACCGGCAATCATGTTGTGCACAATCACACTGGTGGAAGTAGGGGTGGCCAGCAAGGGCCAGGGCCCATCCCATCATCATATTTTTCTTTGTATTATGCATATCTATATTTATATCTATACTTCTATAATTTTTTTACTATTAAAGAGAATATGTATTCTTGGTTTCGTCCCGTGATGTTTCGTCCTATTTTAAATATTTTTACGTacattattttatttatagttTTGTCCGTTTAATGAACAAATGTGCAAACAAAAAACGAGACGATGCAAATGAAACCAAGAAGTACGTATAAAGGAAACTTAAATTGAACAAAGCAAagcggccggccggccggccacaCATCTTACGAGTCGGTACGTGACCTAAAAAATTATACATGGGAGCAGTTGCATGGGAGATGGAAAGTGTACATGGGAGCAGTTGCATGGGAGATGGAAAGTGGACACGCTTATTACAAAGAGTCCAAATTCTATTTAGATACCTACAGGATATTAGTCCATTGCGCCGGCATCTCCGGCTGGAGCAGTGGCGGAGGCAGAAAATTTGAATTAGAGGGGCCAAGTGCCACTGAAATAGGATGGGGAGGGCCAATCCATAGGAAAATAGATGTTTAGTAGTAAAAAAAAATTCTAATTCAACACTATTCACCAGTAATTTAGTAGTAAATTCATGTTgttaggggggggggggcagggccCGTGCTGGCACCCCCTGTCTCCGCCACTGGGCTGGAGAAACTTCATGGTGTTGTAGAGGAGCTCCAATCCATGGTGGCGGCTACAGTCTAGACGGCTGGGTTGGTGGGCTCTACCGTGTTCCTTGATCAATTCTTCATGTCACACCAAGAGGATCTGTTGCTACCTTAACAAAGTGTGCCAAGAGGTGTAGGCTTCGTGTCACTGTTTCTCAATCGTGCCGCTATTATCAAGATCTTCCTCCGGGCAAAAGAATGGAGGTGTTTGGAAAAGCTTTAGGCAATTAACTTGGGGAGGTGGTGAAGGTAGATGTTGATAAAGATGGGATGGCCAGAGGCAATCATCTGCGAGTTAGGGCAAGAATTTTG contains:
- the LOC125538249 gene encoding 40S ribosomal protein S10-1, which produces MIISKKNRNEICKYLFQEGVLYAKKDYNLAKHPQIDVPNLQVIKLMQSFKSKEYVRETFSWQHYYWYLTNDGIEFLRNFLNLPSEIVPATLKKSARPPGRPLGSGPPGDRPRGPPRFEGDRPRYGDRDGYRGGPRGAPGDFGGEKGGAPAEFQPSFRSSGGGGFGRGGGGGFGRGGGGGGGFGASPME